A stretch of the Bdellovibrio sp. 22V genome encodes the following:
- a CDS encoding SDR family oxidoreductase has protein sequence MHEVLITGASSGIGYALTESFLQRGDVVWAGARKPETLKAPAEKYPGNLKVLKLDVTSATDIESAVQTITQNPSDKKFILVNNAGVALGGPIESLPLEEWKSLFEVNVFGLVSVTKNFLPRLRQNRGLVINIGSISGRISSPYLAPYCASKFAVKAISDALRRELRSHGVNVVLVEPGPIKTDIWDKSIHHSNELKKFITGDQLKVYGEAIENLNSAVAEVAKSAVPVSWVTDTVMSAINAKNPRAYYLVGKGIRIQAFLAKHLPTKWLDALLSMGYRFQAAKKKS, from the coding sequence ATGCATGAAGTTTTAATTACGGGAGCTTCCTCTGGAATTGGTTACGCGCTGACAGAGTCTTTTCTGCAAAGGGGAGATGTTGTATGGGCCGGGGCGAGAAAACCAGAAACTCTTAAAGCTCCTGCAGAAAAATATCCCGGAAACTTGAAAGTCTTAAAACTCGATGTCACGTCGGCGACGGACATCGAATCGGCAGTACAAACAATTACGCAAAATCCTTCCGATAAAAAGTTCATTCTTGTTAATAATGCCGGTGTGGCCTTAGGCGGACCGATTGAATCCTTGCCTCTCGAAGAGTGGAAATCCTTGTTCGAAGTCAACGTGTTCGGACTTGTTTCGGTAACTAAAAATTTTTTGCCACGTCTTCGCCAAAATCGTGGGCTTGTGATTAACATTGGTTCGATCAGTGGCCGAATTTCTTCCCCTTATCTTGCCCCCTACTGCGCCAGCAAATTCGCGGTGAAAGCGATCTCGGATGCGTTAAGAAGAGAGTTGCGCTCTCACGGTGTGAATGTTGTTCTTGTCGAGCCTGGTCCCATTAAGACGGATATTTGGGATAAGTCGATTCATCACAGTAATGAGCTGAAAAAGTTTATTACAGGTGATCAGTTGAAAGTTTATGGTGAAGCCATTGAGAATTTGAATTCCGCTGTGGCGGAGGTCGCTAAGAGCGCGGTTCCTGTGTCTTGGGTCACAGACACAGTCATGAGCGCCATTAATGCGAAAAATCCGCGCGCTTACTATCTTGTGGGAAAAGGAATACGTATTCAGGCGTTCTTGGCAAAGCACCTGCCTACGAAGTGGCTCGATGCTTTGCTTTCAATGGGTTACCGCTTTCAGGCGGCTAAGAAAAAATCTTAA
- a CDS encoding type II secretion system F family protein, which translates to MKFLFNEWVMIPLFGICVFIFVILWADKAIAWLHKRSLGQRDQVIKLLRLMGNDVDEKKITILILLMSFGVGALVFLAFWPNVLMGFVFGASITVAGWQLPLLLVRLIYEQRCTRFVDQMVDGLTIMANGIKAGSNPQESMKRVVEIMGNPISQEFAQVLYQMQVGDSFESALNDLGNRIPRPDVQMFVTSINILKETGGNLAETFQTIVMVIRERQKVEKKIQALTAQGLMQGIIVTMIPFILMAVFLVIDPAFIKPMFSTTLGLVLLFVMLSLQIIGGVIIKKLVTIKV; encoded by the coding sequence ATGAAGTTCTTATTTAACGAATGGGTGATGATCCCACTTTTTGGAATCTGCGTTTTTATCTTTGTTATCCTTTGGGCCGACAAAGCAATCGCATGGCTTCATAAGCGCAGCCTTGGGCAGCGTGATCAAGTGATCAAACTTCTTCGTTTGATGGGAAATGACGTTGACGAAAAGAAGATCACCATTCTTATCCTCCTGATGAGCTTTGGTGTGGGTGCCTTGGTGTTCTTGGCATTCTGGCCCAACGTTCTTATGGGCTTCGTCTTCGGCGCTTCTATTACGGTCGCAGGCTGGCAGCTTCCTCTTTTACTCGTGCGCTTGATTTACGAACAGCGTTGCACACGTTTCGTAGATCAAATGGTGGACGGTCTTACAATCATGGCCAACGGTATTAAAGCCGGATCCAATCCACAGGAATCCATGAAGCGCGTCGTGGAGATCATGGGAAACCCGATCAGCCAAGAGTTCGCACAAGTACTTTATCAAATGCAAGTCGGCGACAGTTTCGAAAGCGCTTTGAACGATTTAGGAAATCGCATTCCTCGCCCTGACGTACAAATGTTCGTAACGTCGATCAATATTCTTAAAGAGACCGGCGGTAACTTGGCAGAGACATTCCAGACCATCGTCATGGTGATTCGTGAGAGACAAAAGGTAGAGAAAAAAATTCAAGCTTTGACCGCACAGGGTCTCATGCAAGGGATTATCGTCACCATGATTCCGTTTATCTTGATGGCCGTGTTTCTTGTGATAGATCCGGCATTCATCAAACCAATGTTTAGCACAACCCTTGGTCTAGTGTTACTGTTCGTGATGCTCTCTCTCCAAATAATCGGTGGCGTAATAATTAAAAAACTTGTTACCATCAAAGTGTAG
- a CDS encoding response regulator, which translates to MKIRFAVIDDAAFLRELIKNIVTSVGGTCVGEAANGDEAIALVESTLPELVFLDMVMPLRNGIETAKVLKELHPDIKIIGCSTIDQDMLVQKAYEAGFDDYVTKPFSKEQILNSISKVLPHLGESSHGRT; encoded by the coding sequence ATGAAGATTCGTTTCGCTGTTATCGACGACGCCGCCTTTCTTAGAGAACTCATCAAAAACATTGTGACTTCCGTCGGCGGCACCTGCGTGGGCGAAGCGGCCAATGGCGACGAAGCTATCGCGCTTGTGGAATCAACACTGCCTGAGCTGGTGTTTCTCGACATGGTGATGCCGTTACGAAATGGTATTGAGACTGCCAAGGTCCTCAAAGAACTTCACCCCGACATTAAAATTATTGGTTGTTCTACAATCGACCAAGATATGTTGGTGCAGAAAGCTTACGAAGCCGGTTTCGACGACTACGTAACGAAGCCTTTCAGCAAAGAACAGATTTTAAATTCAATTTCAAAAGTATTACCGCATCTAGGAGAGTCATCACATGGAAGAACTTAA
- the queF gene encoding preQ(1) synthase, with amino-acid sequence MKKKTGRDAKELENFALGENQTKYPETYAPEVLEAFDNKNPGKIAWTTFVCTEFTSLCPKTRQPDFAKIFINYIADKKMVESKSLKLYLFSFRNHGDFHEDCVQTICDDLVKLMKPKYIEVVGEFTPRGGIAIYPYASYSVKDKFFQDLYKKRMSEYAPGKYSMELSKLY; translated from the coding sequence ATGAAAAAGAAAACCGGCAGAGATGCAAAAGAACTAGAAAACTTCGCCCTTGGCGAGAATCAAACAAAATATCCAGAGACGTATGCTCCGGAGGTTTTGGAAGCTTTTGACAACAAGAATCCAGGCAAGATTGCATGGACGACTTTTGTTTGTACGGAGTTCACTTCATTGTGTCCGAAGACGCGCCAACCTGATTTCGCGAAAATTTTTATCAATTACATCGCGGATAAGAAAATGGTCGAATCAAAATCTTTGAAGCTTTATCTTTTTAGTTTCCGCAATCACGGGGACTTCCACGAAGACTGTGTACAAACGATTTGTGATGACTTGGTGAAGTTGATGAAACCGAAATACATCGAAGTAGTGGGCGAGTTCACTCCACGCGGCGGTATTGCGATCTATCCGTATGCTAGTTATTCTGTCAAAGATAAGTTCTTCCAGGATCTTTATAAGAAGCGTATGAGCGAATATGCTCCGGGTAAGTACTCCATGGAGCTTTCGAAGCTATACTAA
- the groES gene encoding co-chaperone GroES: MAKSEIGVRPLHDRILVRRMAEEEKTAGGLFIPDTAKEKPQKGEIIATGKGRITEDGKILPLEVKVGDKVLFSKYAGTELKLEGNEYLMMREEDILGVFN; the protein is encoded by the coding sequence ATGGCTAAGAGTGAAATTGGCGTTCGTCCTTTGCACGACAGAATTCTTGTTCGCAGAATGGCGGAAGAAGAAAAAACCGCTGGCGGACTTTTCATCCCTGATACAGCAAAAGAAAAACCACAAAAAGGCGAAATCATTGCGACTGGTAAAGGTCGTATCACTGAAGATGGAAAAATTCTTCCTCTTGAAGTGAAAGTTGGCGACAAAGTGCTTTTCAGCAAATACGCGGGCACTGAGTTGAAACTTGAAGGCAACGAATACCTAATGATGCGCGAAGAAGACATCTTGGGTGTTTTCAACTAA
- a CDS encoding RHS repeat domain-containing protein, producing the protein MKKAILAFAFLFSAQAFALVDMKNANYSNTWIDMDVPGSGYDLKIVRTYNSRSLFNGMFGFGWCSDFETSMEVNAEGNIKIKECGGGLEVTFAPREVTRKDIESTISQIVTKMKAEKKVGVTEAYINNLKTQLLEDDNLRSEYATQYGISVPVKEGTKFYANGKEVEHFVFNKTHYTRNLPDGSAQRFSPQGKMTHIYDKNGNYLKFDYDKDVIASIQDNNGRRLNFKYFQNKKVKSITGPNGLMAEYKFANLDDLASVKNAWLKTYTYEYDELHNLTKASWPDKSFVAIKYDKKNDWVVAFADRDKCIENYKYEFSQNDPKNHYWSTVKKTCGKEVMADNKYEFWHQQRADGQYFLQRVMTTVSGNVTDITYHEVFGKPVSIRRNADRVSYEYYPDGLVKVKAAPNMRMAYEYDPKIKKVSSVTSTFFNEKGQKISVKATQFKYDGKGNLTFAQNSDGQKINMTYDNRGRIATITDQAKKVVKIEYEERYGKPSIVTRPGLGTIVVSYKPNGEINKVDSKEGPSVAMQVASTFNNLLDIIAPATAEMYL; encoded by the coding sequence ATGAAGAAAGCAATTTTGGCGTTCGCTTTTCTTTTTTCAGCACAAGCTTTTGCTCTTGTGGATATGAAAAATGCCAACTATTCCAATACATGGATTGATATGGATGTTCCTGGAAGTGGTTATGATCTGAAGATCGTTCGCACTTACAACAGCCGTTCTCTTTTTAATGGAATGTTTGGGTTTGGATGGTGTTCTGATTTTGAAACTTCGATGGAAGTAAATGCAGAAGGCAATATCAAAATCAAAGAGTGCGGCGGCGGTTTAGAGGTTACTTTCGCTCCTCGCGAAGTCACTCGTAAAGATATTGAATCTACAATTTCTCAAATCGTTACAAAGATGAAGGCCGAGAAAAAAGTGGGCGTCACTGAGGCTTACATCAATAATTTGAAAACTCAACTTCTTGAAGACGACAATCTTCGCTCTGAGTACGCCACTCAATATGGAATCAGTGTTCCTGTGAAAGAGGGCACGAAGTTCTATGCCAACGGCAAAGAGGTCGAACACTTTGTTTTCAATAAAACGCATTACACGCGTAATCTTCCAGACGGGAGCGCTCAGCGTTTCAGCCCGCAAGGAAAGATGACTCACATCTACGACAAAAACGGCAACTATTTGAAGTTCGATTACGACAAAGACGTTATTGCCTCTATCCAAGATAACAATGGCCGTCGTTTAAATTTCAAATACTTCCAAAACAAGAAAGTTAAATCCATCACAGGCCCGAACGGCTTGATGGCGGAATATAAATTCGCCAACTTGGATGACCTTGCGTCTGTAAAGAACGCTTGGTTGAAGACATATACTTACGAGTACGATGAGCTTCACAATTTGACAAAGGCTTCTTGGCCAGACAAATCATTCGTAGCAATCAAGTACGACAAGAAGAATGACTGGGTCGTTGCTTTTGCTGACCGCGATAAGTGTATCGAGAACTATAAATACGAATTCTCGCAAAACGATCCGAAGAATCACTACTGGTCGACAGTAAAAAAGACCTGCGGCAAAGAAGTGATGGCGGATAATAAATATGAATTCTGGCATCAACAACGCGCTGACGGACAATACTTCCTGCAACGTGTGATGACCACTGTCAGCGGTAACGTAACAGACATTACTTATCACGAGGTATTTGGTAAGCCTGTTTCCATCCGCCGTAACGCTGACCGCGTTTCTTACGAATACTATCCAGATGGATTGGTTAAAGTAAAAGCGGCGCCAAACATGCGCATGGCTTACGAGTACGATCCTAAGATCAAAAAAGTAAGTTCTGTTACAAGCACTTTCTTTAATGAAAAAGGCCAAAAGATTTCCGTCAAAGCCACTCAATTTAAATACGATGGCAAAGGCAACCTGACTTTCGCGCAAAATAGCGACGGTCAGAAAATCAATATGACTTACGATAACAGAGGCCGTATCGCGACGATCACAGATCAAGCGAAGAAGGTCGTTAAAATCGAGTACGAAGAACGTTACGGCAAGCCATCCATTGTAACCCGTCCTGGATTAGGCACAATCGTGGTGAGCTACAAGCCCAATGGCGAAATCAACAAAGTTGACAGCAAAGAAGGCCCTTCTGTAGCGATGCAAGTTGCAAGTACTTTTAATAACCTGCTAGATATCATTGCCCCTGCAACCGCAGAAATGTATCTATAA
- the groL gene encoding chaperonin GroEL (60 kDa chaperone family; promotes refolding of misfolded polypeptides especially under stressful conditions; forms two stacked rings of heptamers to form a barrel-shaped 14mer; ends can be capped by GroES; misfolded proteins enter the barrel where they are refolded when GroES binds), which produces MSKVLTFSEDARAHILKGVNTLANAVKVTLGPKGRNVVIDKSFGSPLITKDGVTVAKEIELENKFENMGAQMVKEVASKTNDEAGDGTTTATVLAQAIYREGAKLVSAGHNPMSIKRGIDKAVATVIDELKSMAKPVKGSNEVAQVGAISANNDKEIGQMLADAMDKVGKEGVITIEESKTAKTEVTVVEGMQFDRGYLSPYFVTNAERMEAVLENAYVLVYDKKISSMKDMIGILEGVAKQGRQLLIIAEDVEGEALATLVVNKLRGTLHICAVKAPGFGDRRKAMLEDIAILTGAKVISEDIGRKLEQATVADLGVAKRIVVDKDNTTVIDGAGKKADITARVSAIKAQIEETSSDYDKEKLKERLAKLAGGVAVIHVGAPSEVEMKEKKHRVEDALNATRAAVEEGIVAGGGTALLRASQKVDKTKFSEEEGFGAMIIKRACEEPIRQISANAGLDGAIVLDRILQNKSATWGFNAYSDEYTDLIKDGVIDPVKVVRCALTNAASVASLMLTTETMIAEAPKKETAAPAMPDHGGMGGMGGMM; this is translated from the coding sequence ATGTCTAAAGTATTAACATTCTCAGAAGACGCTCGCGCACACATCTTGAAAGGTGTGAACACTCTTGCGAACGCAGTAAAAGTAACTTTGGGACCAAAAGGTCGTAACGTTGTTATCGACAAATCTTTCGGTTCTCCTCTTATCACTAAAGACGGTGTCACTGTTGCTAAAGAAATCGAATTGGAAAACAAATTCGAAAACATGGGCGCTCAGATGGTTAAGGAAGTTGCTTCCAAAACTAACGATGAGGCTGGTGACGGTACAACAACTGCAACTGTTTTGGCTCAAGCGATCTACCGCGAAGGCGCGAAACTTGTTTCTGCAGGTCACAACCCAATGTCAATCAAACGCGGTATCGACAAAGCGGTAGCAACTGTTATCGATGAGTTGAAATCTATGGCGAAACCTGTGAAAGGTTCTAACGAAGTAGCGCAAGTGGGTGCTATCTCTGCAAACAACGATAAAGAAATCGGTCAAATGCTTGCAGACGCTATGGATAAAGTAGGTAAAGAAGGCGTTATCACTATCGAAGAATCTAAAACTGCTAAAACTGAAGTAACAGTTGTAGAAGGTATGCAATTCGACCGTGGTTACCTTTCTCCATACTTCGTAACTAACGCAGAAAGAATGGAAGCAGTTCTTGAGAACGCTTACGTTCTTGTTTATGACAAAAAAATCTCTTCTATGAAAGATATGATCGGCATTCTTGAAGGCGTTGCTAAGCAAGGTCGTCAATTGTTGATCATCGCTGAGGACGTTGAAGGCGAAGCGTTGGCAACTCTAGTTGTGAACAAACTTCGTGGCACTCTTCACATCTGTGCTGTTAAAGCCCCTGGCTTCGGTGACCGTCGTAAAGCTATGCTTGAAGACATCGCGATCTTGACTGGCGCGAAAGTAATCTCTGAAGACATCGGTCGCAAACTTGAGCAAGCTACAGTTGCTGATCTTGGTGTTGCGAAACGCATCGTTGTAGACAAAGACAACACAACTGTTATCGATGGTGCTGGTAAGAAAGCGGACATCACTGCTCGCGTTTCTGCTATCAAAGCGCAAATCGAAGAAACTTCTTCTGACTACGACAAAGAAAAATTGAAAGAGCGTTTGGCTAAATTGGCTGGCGGCGTAGCTGTTATCCACGTTGGTGCTCCTTCTGAAGTTGAAATGAAAGAGAAAAAACACCGCGTAGAAGACGCTTTGAACGCGACTCGCGCAGCTGTTGAAGAAGGTATCGTAGCTGGTGGTGGTACTGCTTTGCTTCGCGCTTCTCAAAAAGTTGATAAAACAAAATTCTCTGAAGAAGAAGGTTTCGGCGCGATGATCATCAAACGCGCTTGTGAAGAGCCTATTCGTCAAATCTCTGCAAACGCAGGTCTTGATGGCGCGATCGTTTTGGATCGTATCCTTCAAAACAAATCTGCTACTTGGGGATTCAACGCTTACTCTGACGAATACACTGACTTGATCAAAGACGGTGTTATCGATCCAGTTAAAGTTGTTCGTTGTGCTTTGACGAACGCAGCTTCTGTTGCGTCTTTGATGCTTACAACTGAAACAATGATCGCTGAAGCTCCTAAGAAAGAGACTGCAGCTCCTGCAATGCCTGACCATGGCGGCATGGGCGGTATGGGTGGAATGATGTAG
- a CDS encoding hit locus, producing the protein MKRLVALSILLALGFSFVGTASSWAQEGDAKRTVNPGEDPNEARSGKALEADVAAVGTCPECIARMKHTRLGDDTTYRPKGSPASPSSPGAEGAPKEGTR; encoded by the coding sequence ATGAAAAGACTCGTAGCTCTTTCCATTTTGTTGGCACTAGGTTTTTCCTTCGTCGGCACAGCTTCTTCTTGGGCGCAAGAAGGCGATGCTAAAAGAACAGTAAATCCTGGAGAAGATCCAAATGAAGCAAGATCCGGCAAAGCTCTTGAGGCTGACGTCGCGGCTGTAGGAACTTGCCCTGAGTGTATCGCTCGTATGAAGCATACGCGTTTAGGCGATGATACGACTTATAGACCAAAAGGGTCTCCAGCATCTCCTTCAAGCCCTGGTGCTGAAGGGGCTCCCAAAGAGGGTACTCGCTAA
- a CDS encoding ATPase, T2SS/T4P/T4SS family produces the protein MAINPNCNLIAVVGGKGGVGKSVFAANLACTLMTELRTQVLLVDADAKSVGDQNVIMGLKPQKTLKELANFQGSLNSQPMNTLVTMHQSGLAYLGAVRGPEEALNISPDLLGKLMEFFSRAFKFVIVDVGTDLGPAQMAVLQEATAIMIVTSPEVLVVTQTQRLINELLSATLPKDMFQLVINKASPTGLSPQTISNQLQLPFLGIIPQDEATSMMALQKYTPFVISSPKAPVTAAYYDVARKLTGGVLQRLKTVSRPKPPAPAAASAADGTAGAIATAGMDARTLLKIRVHNELIRTVDLKKLLVDGKQDENKEKEVREKTKREITLIVDREAPDLAREERSKIIKEVLEEALGLGPLEDLLADPDVSEIMVNGFRKIFLEKGGKVQLSPVTFTSNDHLRRIIERIVTPLGRQINDSTPYVDARLKDGSRVNAVIEPLAIDGPALTIRKFKKGGITPEKYINYGSTTKNMIDFLRICVENGLNVVISGGTGSGKTSLLNMLSSFIPSNERVITVEDAAELQLQQEHVVRLETRPASMEGTNAVTIRDLIKNALRMRPDRIIVGECRDGAALDMLQAMNTGHDGSMTTTHANSPRECIARLETLCMMSGMELPVRAIREQIAGAVNLIVQISRLSDGSRKLLSITEVAGMQGDVVTLAEIFRFKETGYDKNRKIQGVFQATGTIPSFIQKLSDKGVVIPREIFANDPNTNNPAAAQPKPPIAAAMPKMPGVAPVKKSG, from the coding sequence TTGGCTATTAATCCTAATTGTAATCTCATCGCAGTTGTTGGCGGTAAAGGCGGCGTCGGAAAGAGCGTCTTTGCAGCCAATCTTGCTTGCACCCTCATGACAGAACTTCGCACGCAAGTGCTTCTTGTTGATGCTGACGCAAAATCCGTCGGCGATCAGAACGTCATCATGGGTTTGAAGCCGCAAAAAACTTTGAAAGAACTTGCGAACTTCCAAGGCTCACTCAACTCTCAGCCGATGAACACTCTCGTGACGATGCACCAGTCAGGTCTCGCCTACTTGGGTGCGGTTCGCGGCCCTGAAGAAGCATTGAATATTTCTCCGGATCTTCTTGGCAAGCTCATGGAATTTTTCAGTCGTGCTTTCAAATTTGTGATCGTCGACGTCGGCACTGATTTGGGTCCTGCGCAGATGGCGGTACTTCAAGAAGCCACTGCGATCATGATCGTGACCAGCCCTGAAGTTCTTGTCGTTACGCAGACTCAACGTCTTATCAATGAACTTCTTTCTGCAACGTTGCCGAAAGATATGTTTCAGCTCGTTATCAATAAAGCGTCACCGACGGGATTGTCGCCGCAAACGATTTCAAATCAGTTACAGCTTCCATTCTTAGGAATTATTCCTCAAGACGAAGCCACATCTATGATGGCTTTGCAGAAGTACACGCCTTTTGTAATCTCTTCGCCGAAAGCTCCGGTGACTGCGGCTTATTATGATGTCGCTCGTAAGTTAACGGGCGGAGTTCTGCAAAGACTTAAAACCGTTTCTCGTCCCAAACCTCCTGCACCGGCTGCGGCCTCTGCTGCCGACGGAACTGCGGGTGCAATAGCCACTGCGGGGATGGATGCGCGCACGCTGCTCAAGATCCGTGTGCACAATGAATTGATCCGCACGGTCGATCTTAAAAAACTTCTGGTCGATGGCAAACAGGACGAGAACAAAGAAAAAGAAGTTCGCGAGAAAACGAAAAGAGAAATCACTCTGATTGTCGACCGTGAAGCTCCTGATCTTGCGCGTGAAGAGCGTTCTAAAATTATCAAAGAAGTTTTAGAAGAGGCTTTGGGCTTAGGTCCTTTGGAAGACCTTCTCGCCGATCCGGATGTTTCAGAGATCATGGTAAATGGTTTCAGAAAAATCTTTCTTGAAAAAGGCGGAAAGGTTCAGCTAAGTCCAGTGACATTCACATCGAATGATCACCTTCGTCGTATTATTGAAAGGATCGTGACTCCTCTCGGCCGTCAAATCAACGACTCTACACCTTACGTGGATGCGCGCTTGAAAGATGGATCGCGTGTGAACGCCGTGATTGAACCTCTTGCGATCGACGGACCGGCTTTGACGATTCGTAAATTTAAAAAAGGCGGTATTACTCCTGAAAAATACATCAACTACGGAAGTACAACGAAAAACATGATCGACTTCCTTCGCATCTGCGTGGAAAACGGTTTGAACGTTGTTATCTCTGGTGGTACTGGTTCAGGTAAAACCTCTTTGTTGAATATGCTTTCCTCATTCATTCCTTCGAATGAACGTGTGATCACCGTCGAGGACGCGGCCGAGTTGCAATTGCAGCAGGAACACGTCGTCCGTCTGGAGACACGTCCCGCTTCTATGGAAGGAACTAACGCAGTCACGATTCGTGACTTGATCAAAAATGCCCTGCGTATGCGTCCCGACCGCATCATCGTGGGTGAGTGCCGTGACGGCGCCGCTCTTGATATGTTGCAAGCGATGAATACAGGTCACGATGGCTCTATGACAACGACTCACGCCAACAGTCCACGTGAATGTATTGCGCGTCTGGAAACGCTTTGTATGATGTCGGGTATGGAGCTTCCTGTCCGCGCGATCCGTGAACAAATCGCCGGCGCAGTCAACTTGATCGTGCAAATCTCGCGTCTTTCTGACGGTAGCCGTAAGCTTTTAAGCATTACGGAAGTCGCAGGTATGCAAGGTGACGTTGTTACTTTGGCAGAGATCTTCAGATTCAAAGAAACAGGTTACGACAAAAACAGAAAGATCCAAGGGGTCTTCCAGGCAACAGGTACAATCCCAAGCTTTATCCAAAAGCTGAGCGATAAAGGTGTTGTGATTCCTCGTGAGATCTTTGCGAATGATCCAAATACAAACAACCCGGCAGCAGCACAGCCGAAACCGCCTATCGCAGCGGCTATGCCAAAAATGCCAGGAGTCGCACCGGTGAAAAAATCGGGGTAG
- a CDS encoding TIGR02147 family protein — MKPEVKKYLNAIQFLQDVYQFHKENDPQFSYDVWAKELGLNDKSYVRILVLGKRPLNPKILAIFAENLNLPPVEKEYFINLVHYTQSKTQAHKELFGKKLVQILKTELDQLEIESHFDFLSNPLLPRLQVLLSFTDLEQSPKNLAWLLSCFTDEVIAALEKLESLQLIRKEGLRYVTLKKSFKVADNFGDIGMNAFYMNSLDEAKKALLLPKEVRRVKSLFLPLTAQEFTEFLSNMQNFVNEQLFKFNPDKYKGRRLYQVHMNIIPVANEEMGGISKDD, encoded by the coding sequence ATGAAACCAGAAGTGAAAAAGTACCTTAATGCCATTCAGTTTCTCCAGGATGTTTATCAATTTCACAAAGAAAATGACCCTCAATTCTCCTATGACGTTTGGGCGAAAGAGTTAGGTCTGAACGATAAATCCTATGTGCGAATTCTAGTGCTTGGTAAGCGCCCCCTTAATCCGAAGATATTGGCGATCTTTGCTGAAAATCTGAATTTGCCGCCGGTTGAAAAAGAATATTTCATCAACTTGGTTCACTATACCCAGAGCAAAACGCAGGCGCACAAAGAGTTATTCGGAAAAAAATTAGTGCAGATTTTGAAAACCGAATTAGATCAGCTTGAAATCGAATCGCACTTCGACTTTTTATCGAACCCCTTGCTCCCGCGCCTACAGGTCCTTTTGAGTTTCACTGATTTAGAGCAATCGCCAAAAAACTTGGCTTGGCTTTTAAGCTGTTTCACTGACGAAGTTATTGCGGCGCTCGAGAAGTTAGAAAGCCTGCAGCTGATTCGCAAAGAAGGTCTTCGCTATGTGACTTTAAAAAAATCTTTCAAAGTGGCTGATAACTTCGGCGACATAGGAATGAACGCTTTTTATATGAATAGTTTGGACGAAGCGAAGAAGGCGTTGTTGCTCCCCAAAGAAGTGCGTCGTGTTAAAAGCCTGTTCCTTCCGTTGACAGCGCAGGAGTTCACGGAGTTCTTAAGCAATATGCAAAACTTCGTGAATGAGCAGCTCTTCAAATTTAATCCCGACAAATATAAAGGCCGCCGTCTTTACCAAGTTCATATGAACATCATTCCGGTCGCCAACGAGGAAATGGGTGGTATCTCCAAAGACGATTAG